From a single Lolium rigidum isolate FL_2022 chromosome 7, APGP_CSIRO_Lrig_0.1, whole genome shotgun sequence genomic region:
- the LOC124671490 gene encoding subtilisin-like protease 4 has translation MQELALRDQSKLAVSSFRFSVLYLLPFLLVALVAVEGAGDERRTFIVHVQPQANHVLDTADDRKALYQSFLPDHGRLLHAYHHVASGFAARLTQREVQAMSDLPGFVAAVPGRVYKLHTTHTPQFLGLDTQQGTRNCSYGSGDGVIIGVLDSGVTPDHPSFSGDGMPPPPAKWKGRCDFNGRRVCNNKLIGARVFDTAGNGTASSSGAPLSPIDVDGHGTHTSTTAAGAVVPGAQVLGQGRGTASGIAPRAYVAMYKVCTLEDCTDADILAGIDAAVADGCDIISMSLGGPSVPFHENSMAVGTFAAVEKGVFVSMSAGNSGPDHATMENEAPWMLTVAASTMDRLIRSTVRLGNGLAFDGESVYQPNMSAAVLYPLVYAGASSTPDANFCGNGSLDGFDVRGKIVLCDRGNGVLMLAKGVEVLRAGGVGMVLANQFIDGFSTLAISHVLPASHVSHVAGVAILNYIKTTARPTAQFSFGGTVLGTSPAPAITFFSSRGPSTQNPGILKPDITGPGASVVAAWPFQVGPPSAGGHDGPTFNFQSGTSMSAPHLSGIAALIKSKHPEWSPAAIKSAIMTTADITDRFGKPILDEQLRAADLFAVGAGHVNPEQAMNPGLVYDITPADYIGFLCGLYTNKEVSIIARKAVDCSAVKVIPEHLLNYPSITVIFPPSWDSTVPMLVERTVKNVGEVPAVYYPHFDLQDNAMNVSVVPASLRFSEVNQVKTYTVTVWLRTGKASMVVQGALRWVSDKYTVRSPICITFAGQ, from the coding sequence ATGCAGGAGCTGGCACTACGAGATCAGAGCAAGTTAGCCGTGTCAAGCTTCAGGTTCTCCGTCCTGTACCTCCTTCCCTTCCTCCTCGTCGCCCTTGTAGCCGTCGAGGGCGCCGGCGACGAGCGCAGAACATTCATCGTCCACGTGCAACCGCAGGCGAACCACGTGTTGGACACGGCCGACGACCGGAAGGCGTTGTACCAGTCTTTCCTCCCCGACCATGGCCGGCTCCTCCACGCGTACCACCACGTCGCCAGCGGCTTCGCGGCCCGGCTGACGCAGCGGGAGGTCCAGGCCATGTCCGACCTGCCGGGGTTCGTTGCCGCGGTGCCGGGCAGGGTCTACAAGCTGCACACGACGCACACGCCGCAGTTCCTCGGGCTGGACACGCAGCAGGGCACGAGGAACTGCTCGTACGGATCCGGCGACGGCGTCATCATCGGGGTGCTCGATAGCGGCGTCACTCCCGACCACCCCTCCTTCAGCGGCGAtggcatgccgccgccgccggccaagtgGAAAGGGAGGTGCGACTTCAACGGCCGCCGCGTGTGCAACAACAAGCTTATCGGTGCTCGCGTGTTCGACACCGCTGGGAACGGCACCGCCTCCTCTAGCGGCGCGCCCCTGTCGCCGATCGACGTGGATGGGCACGGCACGCACACGTCAACCACGGCGGCGGGCGCAGTCGTGCCAGGCGCTCAGGTTCTTGGCCAGGGCAGGGGCACCGCGTCCGGCATCGCGCCGCGTGCGTACGTCGCTATGTACAAGGTGTGCACCCTGGAGGACTGCACAGACGCCGACATACTTGCGGGCATCGACGCCGCCGTGGCTGACGGCTGCGACATCATCTCCATGTCCCTTGGCGGGCCTTCGGTGCCGTTCCACGAGAACAGCATGGCCGTGGGCACGTTCGCCGCCGTGGAGAAGGGAGTGTTCGTCAGCATGTCGGCCGGTAACTCCGGACCTGACCACGCCACGATGGAGAACGAGGCGCCCTGGATGCTCACCGTCGCCGCGAGCACCATGGACCGTTTGATCAGAAGCACGGTGCGGCTTGGAAACGGGCTCGCCTTCGACGGCGAGTCAGTGTACCAGCCAAACATGTCGGCGGCCGTTTTGTACCCGCTGGTCTACGCGGGCGCGAGCTCGACGCCCGACGCGAATTTCTGCGGCAACGGCTCGCTGGACGGCTTCGACGTCAGGGGCAAGATAGTGCTCTGTGACCGTGGCAATGGCGTGCTGATGCTTGCGAAAGGCGTCGAGGTGCTGAGAGCCGGAGGAGTTGGCATGGTTCTGGCCAACCAGTTCATTGACGGCTTCAGCACCCTCGCCATCAGCCACGTCCTCCCGGCGTCGCATGTGAGCCATGTCGCCGGAGTGGCGATCCTCAACTACATCaagacgacggcgaggccgacTGCGCAGTTCTCCTTCGGAGGCACCGTCCTCGgcacgtcgccggcgccggcaaTCACTTTCTTCTCCTCTCGTGGGCCGAGTACGCAGAACCCCGGCATTCTTAAGCCCGACATCACGGGCCCTGGCGCGAGCGTGGTCGCCGCATGGCCATTCCAAGTAGGCCCACCGTCGGCGGGCGGGCATGACGGTCCGACATTCAACTTTCAGTCAGGAACGTCAATGTCCGCCCCGCACCTCAGTGGTATCGCCGCGCTCATCAAGAGCAAGCATCCGGAATGGTCGCCGGCGGCGATCAAGTCCGCAATCATGACAACCGCCGACATCACTGACCGCTTCGGCAAGCCAATACTCGATGAGCAGCTCAGGGCCGCCGACTTGTTCGCCGTGGGAGCCGGCCATGTCAACCCCGAGCAGGCCATGAACCCCGGCCTAGTGTACGACATTACTCCCGCCGACTACATAGGCTTTCTCTGCGGCTTGTACACGAACAAGGAGGTCTCCATTATCGCGCGCAAGGCGGTGGACTGCTCGGCCGTCAAGGTGATCCCGGAACACCTGCTCAACTACCCATCGATCACCGTCATCTTCCCCCCATCGTGGGACTCGACGGTTCCGATGTTGGTGGAACGCACGGTGAAGAACGTCGGAGAGGTGCCGGCGGTGTACTACCCTCATTTCGACTTGCAAGACAATGCCATGAATGTCAGCGTCGTTCCGGCCTCGCTACGGTTCAGTGAAGTGAACCAGGTAAAGACTTACACGGTGACCGTATGGCTGAGGACAGGAAAGGCTTCCATGGTGGTGCAGGGCGCGCTCCGGTGGGTGTCAGATAAGTATACTGTGAGGAGCCCCATCTGCATCACGTTCGCCGGGCAATAG
- the LOC124671491 gene encoding uncharacterized protein LOC124671491: protein MWASPAGRLPATEECEDEEADVNTGKMASCWGRFGVAALWGRLRQLSLARRRARHGRSILGAGGLNYDPLSYAQNFEDSSLELEHHEPDFSARFAPARGASSPRRPF, encoded by the coding sequence ATGTGGGCATCGCCAGCGGGGAGGCTGCCGGCGACGGAGGagtgcgaggacgaggaggcggacgTGAACACCGGGAAGATGGCGTCGTGCTGGGGCCGCTTCGGCGTCGCCGCGCTGTGGGGCAGGCTCCGGCAGCTCAGCCTGGCGCGCCGGAGGGCGCGGCACGGCCGCTCCATCCTCGGCGCCGGCGGGCTCAACTACGACCCGCTCAGCTACGCGCAGAACTTCGAGGACAGCAGCCTCGAGCTCGAGCACCACGAGCCGGACTTCTCCGCCAGGTTCGCGCCCGCCCGCGGCGCCAGCTCGCCGAGGCGGCCATTCTGA